One segment of Carya illinoinensis cultivar Pawnee chromosome 1, C.illinoinensisPawnee_v1, whole genome shotgun sequence DNA contains the following:
- the LOC122315550 gene encoding uncharacterized protein LOC122315550, with the protein MISKPFPAPYSNTYNTGWRNHPNFSWRNDHPTNSAHPGAGAPQYSVHTQQNALISAPRRPMYDPFQQMASTLQQFMQSQTTINNQTSQAINDIRNNLTKLNTTLSTQEKGKFLSQPQPNPQVQNATIESSSSSEANVRTCKVVITLRSGKEVETLGNEAGKKGESSISNAQGKNSDVDVSLEPKVTPPAPFPQRLVPLHKDKHHAEILDIFRQVRINIPLLNAIEQIPTYAKFLKDLCTVKRRLNVKKKAFLMEQVSAIIQSNTPPKYKDPDSPIIACVIGSSKIGQALLDLGSSVNLLPYNTYEQLGLGELKPTSIILQLADRSIKKPRAPVILGRPFLATSNALINCRSGILKLTFGNMTLELNVFNTFEQEEQLLRVLKQHKGALGWSIADIKGISPTICTHRIFLEENSSPTREMQRRLNPTMKEVVKNEVLKLLDVGIIYPISDSQWENAIWTL; encoded by the exons atgatttctaagcctttTCCTGCACCATATTCTAACACTTATAATACAGGTTGGAGAAATCATCCCAATTTCAGCTGGAGAAATGATCATCCCACAAATTCAGCACATCCGGGAGCTGGTGCACCTCAATATTCAGTTCATACCCAGCAAAATGCACTAATTTCGGCCCCTAGAAGACCCATGTATGACCCATTTCAACAAATGGCTTCTACTCTTCAGCAGTTCATGCAAAGTCAAACCACCATAAATAACCAAACTTCTCAAGCCATCAATGACATAAGGAATAATTTGACCAAGCTGAACACAACCTTGAGTAcgcaagagaaaggaaaattcctATCTCAACCCCAACCAAATCCTCAAGTCCAAAATGCTACCATAgagtcttcatcttcttcagaaGCAAATGTCAGGACTTGCAAGGTCGTAATAACTCTCCGTAGTGGCAAAGAAGTTGAAACATTGGGTAATGAAGCTGGCAAGAAAGGTGAAAGTTCCATTTCTAATGCACAAGGTAAAAATTCTGATGTTGATGTTTCTTTGGAACCAAAGGTAACTCCTCCGGCACCCTTTCCTCAAAGATTGGTTCCTTTACATAAAGATAAACATCATGCTGAGATTTTGGACATTTTTAGACAAGTGCGTATTAACATTCCTCTTCTTAATGCCATTGAGCAAATCCCCACATATgccaaatttttgaaagatttgtgtacgGTTAAAAGAAGACTTAATGTGAAAAAGAAGGCATTTCTCATGGAACAAGTCAGCGCCATTATCCAATCCAATACTCCTCCTAAGTATAAAGATCCGGATTCTCCAATAATAGCTTGTGTTATAGGAAGCTCCAAAATAGGCCAAGCACTACTAGACTTAGGTTCTAGTGTCAATTTGCTTCCTTATAACACCTATGAACAACTTGGTTTAGGAGAGTTGAAACCAACTTCTATCATCTTGCAATTAGCCGACCGTTCAATTAAAAAGCCTAGG GCACCCGTCATTTTAGGGAGGCCATTTTTGGCTACTTCCAACGCTTTGATAAATTGTCGAAGTGGCATCCTTAAATTGACGTTTGGCAATATGACGTTGGAGTTAAATGTGTTCAACACTT TTGAGCAAGAGGAGCAACTCCTACGGGTTCTTAAGCAACATAAAGGAGCACTTGGATGGTCGATTGCCGACATCAAAGGAATCAGCCCCACCATTTGCACACATCGAATTTTCTTGGAGGAGAATTCATCACCAACTCGAGAGATGCAAAGGAGGTTGAATCCTACGATGAAGGAGGTGGTTAAAAATGAAGTCTTGAAGCTCTTGGATGTAGGTATCATCTATCCCATCTCGGATAGTCAATGG GAAAatgccatttggactttgtAA